The Eublepharis macularius isolate TG4126 chromosome 3, MPM_Emac_v1.0, whole genome shotgun sequence genome has a window encoding:
- the CCDC83 gene encoding coiled-coil domain-containing protein 83, giving the protein MVKDKKKKEKKEKKEKKKTSSQQPKEAGTYFPEALLEYQIQIKEEVIDQILYEIKRLEEINERCHERNQHLKAEQTGHIRALLTTLKEQEKNLDKLEIVTREDVDKAMKDKWQYVKDQEKLLKDLRSQISLVEQKLLVKQEDMDYWLDYKKLGSGDHAKQIEILEQDIKKLKEDLEEMTEFFRNALEETKQKIDKYTLKQMELKKEWATENAVKHIDSISCREIKEYEWLKEEVAIYRKEVDELEAAAHALEEENIYLIKKLFDRRLQYLRVPRKLFLTQGAGLQISADELEKMESKESPEQMYHLLYQKAQGAVPIIPFHGINSLGSASEIVLATEIQEEGEPEAEFPSELVYLRGQMASQFLPPLLYEDTSDFKEYKELGPLEVKLMSAVGSAMPIHEDIKLMPSRTQMEQKYDRTKASRITYRMIKSVFP; this is encoded by the exons ATGGTGaaagacaagaagaaaaaagagaagaaggagaagaaggagaagaaaaagacCTCATCACAGCAGCCCAAGGAAGCTGGAACGTATTTCCCTGAAGCGCTGTTGGAATATCA AATTCAGATCAAAGAAGAGGTCATCGATCAGATTCTGTATGAAATCAAACGCCTGGAAGAAATAAATGAGAGATGCCACGAAAGA aaCCAGCACCTAAAGGCAGAACAGACTGGGCATATCCGGGCACTCCTAACCACCCTGAAAGAGCAAGAGAAGAACTTAGATAAGCTTGAGATTGTTACTAGGGAGGACGTAGATAAAGCCATGAAGGACAAGTGGCAGTACGTTAAGGACCAAGAAAAATTGCTCAAAG ACCTGCGTTCTCAGATCAGTCTTGTCGAGCAAAAACTTCTGGTGAAACAGGAAGATATGGATTACTGGTTAGACTATAAAAAATTGGGGAGTGGCGACCATGCCAAACAAATAGAGATCCTAGAACAAGACATCAAGAAGCTAAAGGAAGACCTTGAGGAAATGACAG AATTTTTTAGAAATGCTCtggaagaaacaaagcaaaaaattgACAAATACACTCTGAAGCAAATGGAGCTAAAGAAAGAATGGGCCACCGAG aaTGCCGTTAAACACATTGACAGCATCAGCTGCCGGGAGATTAAAGAATACGAGTGGCTAAAAGAAGAG GTTGCAATTTACAGAAAAGAGGTGGATGAACTGGAAGCTGCAGCCCATGCCCTAGAGGAGGAAAATATCTATCTCATCAAGAAGCTCTTTGATCGTAGACTGCAGTACCTTAGAGTACCCAG GAAATTATTCCTTACCCAGGGTGCTGGCCTGCAGATTAGTGCAGATGAATTGGAAAAAATGGAATCCAAGGAGTCTCCAG AACAAATGTATCATCTGCTGTATCAAAAGGCACAAGGCGCTGTACCAATCATTCCCTTCCATGGAATAAACTCGCTGGGCTCTGCCAGTGAAATTGTCCTCGCCACAGAGATACAAGAAGAGGGAGAGCCAGAGGCAGAGTTTCCTTCCGAACTGGTTTATCTGAGAGGACAAATGGCCTCTCAATTTCTTCCTCCACTCCTGTATGAAGACACAAGTGATTTCAAG GAATACAAAGAGTTGGGTCCTTTGGAGGTAAAACTCATGAGCGCAGTGGGCAGCGCCATGCCCATTCATGAAGATATTAAACTGATGCCAAGCAGAACCCAGATGGAACAGAAATATGATCGTACCAAGGCATCTCGCATCACCTACCGGATGATCAAGTCTGTATTTCCTTGA